A genome region from Arachis duranensis cultivar V14167 chromosome 8, aradu.V14167.gnm2.J7QH, whole genome shotgun sequence includes the following:
- the LOC107462427 gene encoding probable NAD(P)H dehydrogenase (quinone) FQR1-like 1 isoform X1, which produces MAVKVYVVYYSMYGHVEKLAQEIKKGAASVEGVEVKIWQVPETLPEEVLGKMGAPPKTDAPIITADELATADGFVFGFPTRFGMMPAQFKAFLDSTGGLWRTQQLAGKPAGIFYSTGSQGGGQETTALTAITQLVHHGMIFVPIGYTFGAGMFEMENVKGGSPYGAGTYAGDGSRQPSQLELDQAFHQGKYLASITKKLKNEQAA; this is translated from the exons ATGGCTGTCAAAGTTTATGTTGT GTACTACTCCATGTATGGACATGTTGAGAAGCTAGCACAAGAAATCAAGAAAGGCGCTGCTTCGGTAGAAGGCGTTGAGGTCAAAATATGGCAG GTGCCTGAGACACTGCCAGAAGAAGTGCTTGGTAAGATGGGTGCACCACCAAAGACCGATGCACCAATCATCACCGCCGATGAGCTCGCCACGGCTGATGGTTTTGTCTTTGGCTTCCCTACTAGATTCGGGATGATGCCTGCTCAATTTAAGGCTTTCCTAGATTCCACCGGGGGTCTATGGAGGACACAGCAGCTTGCAGGCAAGCCTGCTGGAATCTTCTATAGCACTGGTTCCCAGGGTGGCGGACAAGAGACAACAGC GCTTACTGCTATCACTCAGCTTGTGCATCACGGAATGATATTCGTTCCGATCGGATACACATTTGGTGCCGGCATGTTTGAGATGGAGAATGTGAAAGGTGGAAGTCCATACGGGGCCGGAACTTATGCCGGTGACGGCTCAAGGCAGCCATCTCAGCTTGAGTTGGACCAAGCATTCCACCAAGGAAAGTACCTTGCATCCATCACAAAGAAGCTCAAGAACGAACAAGCTGCATAA
- the LOC107462427 gene encoding probable NAD(P)H dehydrogenase (quinone) FQR1-like 1 isoform X2 → MYGHVEKLAQEIKKGAASVEGVEVKIWQVPETLPEEVLGKMGAPPKTDAPIITADELATADGFVFGFPTRFGMMPAQFKAFLDSTGGLWRTQQLAGKPAGIFYSTGSQGGGQETTALTAITQLVHHGMIFVPIGYTFGAGMFEMENVKGGSPYGAGTYAGDGSRQPSQLELDQAFHQGKYLASITKKLKNEQAA, encoded by the exons ATGTATGGACATGTTGAGAAGCTAGCACAAGAAATCAAGAAAGGCGCTGCTTCGGTAGAAGGCGTTGAGGTCAAAATATGGCAG GTGCCTGAGACACTGCCAGAAGAAGTGCTTGGTAAGATGGGTGCACCACCAAAGACCGATGCACCAATCATCACCGCCGATGAGCTCGCCACGGCTGATGGTTTTGTCTTTGGCTTCCCTACTAGATTCGGGATGATGCCTGCTCAATTTAAGGCTTTCCTAGATTCCACCGGGGGTCTATGGAGGACACAGCAGCTTGCAGGCAAGCCTGCTGGAATCTTCTATAGCACTGGTTCCCAGGGTGGCGGACAAGAGACAACAGC GCTTACTGCTATCACTCAGCTTGTGCATCACGGAATGATATTCGTTCCGATCGGATACACATTTGGTGCCGGCATGTTTGAGATGGAGAATGTGAAAGGTGGAAGTCCATACGGGGCCGGAACTTATGCCGGTGACGGCTCAAGGCAGCCATCTCAGCTTGAGTTGGACCAAGCATTCCACCAAGGAAAGTACCTTGCATCCATCACAAAGAAGCTCAAGAACGAACAAGCTGCATAA